In Tessaracoccus flavus, the following are encoded in one genomic region:
- a CDS encoding phosphotransferase family protein, with protein sequence MGNADGLTFTATRDEFHYRPGAEATAIYTVAYPVDGAEVVDHLLISTAAVGEPAVEVTTEHGRFSVWRHPADPRLPALAAACDPATVLSWLGQLPPHRDGIAELDISLLAYRPLRRAVLRLTADGRTWFVKVMPERKASILADRIDPVAAAGLTAPIALRPRPGVLVTAAVPGVSLAQRLVDWQFLGHALPEPADLAELLDQVPDAVTDLPRRESWADRLDFHSATAAHELPEHADRIASLAARIQTLLDSLPAGPVVPVHGDFYEANIFVSDQGLRVIDMDSCGPGHRVDDLACCLAHLAVLPSLSPESYPRIDEVLAHWLTDFDQRVNPASLRARVAAVLVSLISGAGPLAETWLELAEIWADSAVSAHGKLARRA encoded by the coding sequence GTGGGGAACGCGGACGGGCTCACCTTCACCGCCACGCGCGATGAGTTCCACTACCGCCCGGGCGCTGAAGCGACCGCCATCTACACGGTGGCGTACCCGGTCGACGGCGCCGAGGTGGTCGACCACCTCCTCATCTCGACCGCGGCCGTCGGCGAACCCGCCGTCGAGGTGACCACCGAGCACGGCCGGTTCTCGGTGTGGCGGCACCCGGCCGATCCCCGCCTCCCTGCGCTGGCCGCCGCCTGCGACCCGGCCACCGTGCTCTCATGGTTGGGCCAGCTGCCGCCTCATCGTGACGGCATCGCCGAGCTCGACATCAGCCTGCTCGCCTACCGTCCCCTCCGCCGCGCCGTCCTCCGCCTGACCGCCGACGGCCGCACGTGGTTCGTCAAGGTGATGCCGGAGCGGAAGGCGTCGATCCTCGCAGACCGCATCGATCCGGTGGCCGCCGCCGGCCTCACCGCACCCATCGCGCTCCGCCCCAGGCCGGGCGTGCTCGTCACGGCCGCGGTGCCTGGAGTGTCCCTCGCGCAGCGCCTGGTGGACTGGCAGTTCCTCGGCCACGCCCTCCCCGAGCCGGCGGACCTAGCGGAACTCCTGGACCAGGTCCCGGACGCGGTCACGGACCTCCCGCGCCGGGAGTCCTGGGCCGATCGCCTCGACTTCCACAGCGCCACCGCTGCCCACGAACTCCCCGAACACGCCGACCGGATCGCTTCGCTGGCCGCACGGATACAGACGTTGCTCGACTCGTTGCCGGCCGGCCCCGTCGTCCCGGTCCATGGGGACTTCTACGAGGCCAACATCTTCGTCTCTGACCAGGGGCTGCGGGTCATCGACATGGACTCCTGCGGGCCCGGGCACCGGGTCGATGATCTCGCGTGCTGCCTGGCCCACCTCGCGGTGCTGCCGTCTCTCTCGCCCGAGTCGTACCCGCGGATCGATGAGGTGCTGGCCCACTGGTTGACCGACTTCGACCAGCGGGTGAATCCAGCATCGCTCCGTGCCCGGGTGGCGGCAGTACTCGTGAGCCTCATCTCGGGCGCCGGCCCGCTCGCCGAGACCTGGCTGGAGCTCGCCGAGATCTGGGCCGACTCTGCTGTCAGTGCCCACGGCAAGCTAGCTAGGCGTGCCTGA